In the Astatotilapia calliptera chromosome 5, fAstCal1.2, whole genome shotgun sequence genome, one interval contains:
- the twf2b gene encoding twinfilin-2b gives MSHQTGIIATSELKDFLARARGGAIRILKIIIRNEELVLHSYKEPARSWDKDYDQFLLPLLTPLEPCYILYRLDSKNAQGYEWIFIAWSPDQSPVRQKMVYAATRATLKKEFGGGHIKDEVFGTVEEDVCFQGYLRHRSSCSSPAPLTAAEQELQRIKITEVTMEFGLDKRAQTLQGLAFPLQEEAKRALQQLKHKRINYIQLRLDVDRETIELVHTKPTEIHELPYRIPTDSPRYHFFIFKHSHQGQQEEALVFIYSMPGYTCSIKERMLYSSCKNRLLDEVERDYQLEVTKKMEIDSGDGLTEDFLYEEVHPMEHTLKQAFVKPRGPGGKRGNKRLIKGAGENGEEN, from the exons ATGTCTCACCAAACTGGAATTATTG CAACATCTGAGCTGAAAGATTTTTTGGCCCGAGCGAGGGGAGGTGCCATCAGAATCCTGAAGATTATTATCAGAAACG aGGAATTGGTGCTACATTCATACAAAGAGCCAGCCCGGAGCTGGGACAAGGATTATGACCAGTTCCTGCTTCCTTTGCTCACGCCTCTAGAGCCTTGCTACATCCTCTACCGCCTGGACTCCAAGAACGCGCAGGGTTATGAGTGGATCTTCATCGCATGGTCACCTGACCAATCACCA GTGAGGCAGAAGATGGTGTATGCAGCGACTCGTGCCACACTGAAGAAAGAGTTTGGAGGAGGTCACATCAAAGACGAAGTATTTGGGACGGTGGAG GAAGACGTGTGTTTCCAGGGATACCTTCGCCACAggtcctcctgctcctccccaGCTCCTCTCACAGCAGCTGAGCAGGAGTTACAACGAATTAAAATCACAGAG GTAACAATGGAGTTTGGCTTGGACAAACGGGCACAGACTCTTCAGGGTCTTGCGTTTCCTTTACAAGAAGAGGCCAAACGAGCTCTGCAGCAACTCAAGCATAAACGCATCAACTATATCCAGCTG AGGCTGGATGTAGACAGAGAGACCATCGAGCTGGTTCACACTAAACCTACAGAAATCCACGAACTTCCCTACAGGATTCCCACAGATTCACCTAGATACCACTTTTTCATCTTCAAACATTCCCATCAGGGCCAGCAGGAGGAAGCTCTGG TGTTTATATACTCGATGCCTGGGTACACCTGTAGCATCAAGGAGCGGATGTTATACTCCAGCTGTAAGAACAGGCTACTGGACGAGGTGGAGAGAGACTACCAGCTGGAAGTCACTAAAAAG ATGGAGATAGACAGTGGTGATGGTCTGACAGAAGACTTCCTGTATGAGGAGGTGCACCCCATGGAGCACACTTTAAAGCAGGCATTTGTCAAGCCCCGTGGCCCGGGAGGGAAAAGGGGCAACAAACGCCTCATCAAGGGTGCTGGAGAAAACGGGGAAGAAAATTAG
- the LOC113022451 gene encoding LOW QUALITY PROTEIN: cytokine-inducible SH2-containing protein (The sequence of the model RefSeq protein was modified relative to this genomic sequence to represent the inferred CDS: inserted 1 base in 1 codon) — MVFPDLRCAVXSAMVVQAVTIFHHEEQRKSSCSDPAPSSWDPADDLRCITTTFQYLQTSGWYWGPISASKAREALLTKSEGTFLVRDSSHPQYMLALSVKTRCGPTSVRIEYSKGCFWLDSVSPGLPQLQSFPDVLSLIQHYTSSGHAAQDQTSSDIHPQMEPDPSQHAAKDRGVPLKLKHPLHKLEVFPSLQHLTRLTINRHTNCPNQLPLPKPLLFYLQDYPFSI, encoded by the exons ATGGTTTTTCCTGATTTGAG GTGTGCTG AGTCAGCAATGGTTGTACAGGCGGTGACCATTTTCCATCATGAGGAACAAAGAAAGTCATCCTGCTCGGATCCTGCCCCTTCATCCTGGGACCCAGCAGATGACCTCCGCTGCATCACCACCACCTTCCAGTATCTGCAGACTTCTG GTTGGTACTGGGGTCCCATCTCAGCAAGTAAAGCTCGGGAAGCTCTCCTCACAAAGTCTGAAGGCACATTCCTGGTGCGGGACAGCAGCCATCCACAGTACATGCTGGCTCTGTCAGTGAAGACTCGCTGTGGACCTACCAGCGTGCGTATAGAGTACAGCAAGGGCTGTTtctggctggactctgtctcccCTGGCCTGCCTCAGCTGCAGTCCTTCCCAGATGTTCTCAGCCTTATACAGCACTACACCAGCTCAGGCCACGCAGCACAGGACCAGACATCTAGTGACATTCACCCCCAAATGGAACCTGACCCTTCCCAGCACGCAGCTAAAGACAGAGGAGTACCCCTGAAGCTGAAGCACCCGCTTCACAAACTGGAGGTTTTCCCTTCTTTGCAGCACCTGACACGCCTCACCATCAACAGGCACACTAACTGCCCCAACCAGCTGCCCCTCCCAAAGCCTCTGCTCTTCTACTTGCAGGACTATCCTTTCTCTATATAA